The following proteins come from a genomic window of Musa acuminata AAA Group cultivar baxijiao chromosome BXJ1-7, Cavendish_Baxijiao_AAA, whole genome shotgun sequence:
- the LOC135679388 gene encoding uncharacterized protein LOC135679388 — protein sequence MAVQIRAKRVTGPLDDEARARLRGDDPGRAASCASSGSDHSGTTCLSGLVHDFLEPGGNYDTPSAAADDGGSGGSDRDDSVEGVDADEDRDRVAAETVCELMRAVAELDSFRVRLAADVSRATEGLAWLSSSCGASVFRRTVMAQLRAAGYNAGICKARWEASGGLAAGNHEYIDVVAARGNGHGQGRRYIVDLGFAAEFEVARATEAYKGVVAAVPRVAVAGEEAVRQVVRAVADAARRSLRAQGLHVPPWRKSRYMLAKWLGPYRRTTNPLPASLVAAATVPEGDIKCRAVGFAATARPATPAARTR from the coding sequence ATGGCGGTACAAATCCGGGCAAAGCGGGTCACCGGCCCGCTCGACGACGAGGCGAGGGCGCGCCTCCGCGGCGACGACCCCGGCCGCGCCGCTAGCTGCGCCAGCAGCGGCAGCGATCACAGCGGCACAACCTGCCTCTCCGGCCTCGTCCACGACTTCCTCGAACCCGGTGGTAACTACGACACGCCCTCTGCCGCTGCCGACGACGGGGGCAGTGGAGGATCCGACCGTGACGATAGCGTCGAGGGCGTCGACGCCGACGAGGACCGGGATCGGGTCGCCGCAGAAACCGTCTGTGAGCTGATGCGCGCTGTGGCCGAGTTGGACTCGTTTCGGGTACGGCTAGCCGCTGACGTATCCAGGGCGACTGAGGGTCTCGCCTGGCTGAGCTCGAGCTGCGGCGCCTCAGTCTTCAGGCGGACGGTGATGGCGCAACTGAGGGCGGCGGGCTACAATGCCGGGATCTGCAAGGCGAGGTGGGAAGCATCCGGGGGGCTTGCCGCCGGGAACCACGAGTACATCGACGTGGTAGCGGCGCGAGGAAATGGACACGGGCAGGGGAGGAGGTACATCGTGGACTTGGGCTTCGCCGCGGAGTTCGAGGTGGCGAGGGCGACAGAAGCATACAAGGGCGTGGTGGCGGCGGTGCCGCGGGTGGCGGTGGCGGGAGAGGAGGCGGTGCGGCAGGTGGTGCGGGCAGTGGCGGACGCGGCGAGGAGGTCGCTGCGGGCACAGGGTCTGCACGTGCCGCCGTGGCGCAAGAGCCGCTACATGCTCGCCAAGTGGCTAGGACCATACCGGCGAACCACCAACCCGTTGCCGGCCTccctcgtcgccgccgctaccgtCCCAGAAGGCGACATCAAGTGCAGGGCGGTGGGGTTCGCGGCGACGGCTCGCCCGGCGACTCCTGCCGCGCGAACCCGTTGA